In Bradyrhizobium guangxiense, the following are encoded in one genomic region:
- a CDS encoding phosphotransferase, with protein MARDRGRCMTSPQLPAVTEPNYLTAALRKAGALDAGAVREVKVLDERDTLVSHITRLGLRYVGESAGSPQTLILKTPHANFAKTLAHGGRHEVAFYTKLAPNMPSGLVPRCFDGRFDEEGQSWHLLLEDLTDSHEVGSQWPLPPARAQAMAIVTTLAGWHAAWWDHPDLGDTVGDWMSTEDSARLMETFAGHYDRFADLLGDRLSEERRILYRRFIEQSGRLFERYHSRRHVTIAHGDAHIWNFLLPRTGVNDSVRIFDFDQWRINVPTGDLAYMMATQWYPERRHALERPLLNQYHETLIARGVAGYTRGALDQDYRRSVLWHITKPVWQWSVNIPPLIWWNNLERVFAAVDDLGCEELL; from the coding sequence ATGGCGCGGGACAGGGGGCGCTGCATGACATCTCCACAACTGCCTGCGGTTACTGAGCCCAACTATTTGACGGCTGCGCTGCGCAAGGCGGGTGCGCTGGACGCCGGCGCCGTGCGCGAGGTGAAGGTGCTGGATGAACGCGACACCTTGGTGTCACATATCACCCGGCTTGGCCTGCGCTACGTCGGGGAGTCGGCCGGTTCGCCGCAGACCCTGATTCTCAAAACCCCTCACGCCAATTTTGCCAAGACGCTCGCGCATGGCGGCCGGCACGAGGTGGCCTTCTACACGAAGCTCGCACCGAACATGCCATCGGGGCTGGTGCCGCGTTGCTTCGACGGACGTTTCGACGAGGAGGGCCAAAGCTGGCATCTCCTGCTCGAGGATCTCACGGATAGCCACGAAGTCGGGAGCCAGTGGCCGCTGCCGCCGGCGCGAGCTCAAGCAATGGCGATCGTCACGACACTCGCGGGGTGGCACGCGGCCTGGTGGGATCATCCCGATCTCGGTGACACCGTCGGCGACTGGATGAGTACCGAAGACTCCGCAAGACTGATGGAGACGTTCGCCGGTCACTACGATCGTTTCGCCGATCTCCTTGGCGATCGTCTGAGCGAAGAGCGGCGCATTCTCTATCGCCGGTTTATCGAGCAGTCAGGTCGCCTGTTCGAGCGCTATCATTCACGCCGCCACGTCACCATTGCTCACGGCGATGCCCATATCTGGAATTTCTTGCTGCCACGCACCGGTGTGAACGACAGCGTGCGCATTTTCGACTTCGATCAGTGGCGCATCAATGTGCCGACTGGCGACCTCGCCTACATGATGGCGACGCAATGGTATCCCGAACGTCGCCATGCTCTCGAACGTCCGCTACTTAACCAATACCACGAAACTCTGATCGCGCGCGGCGTCGCCGGCTATACGCGCGGCGCGCTCGACCAGGATTATCGACGGTCGGTGCTCTGGCATATCACCAAGCCGGTCTGGCAGTGGAGCGTCAACATCCCGCCACTGATCTGGTGGAATAATCTGGAGCGGGTGTTTGCGGCCGTGGATGATTTGGGCTGCGAGGAGTTGCTGTAG